A stretch of the Candidatus Methylomirabilota bacterium genome encodes the following:
- a CDS encoding type II CAAX endopeptidase family protein produces MLGADEIPTLDSPPPRHRRYFSPWFTLLCTLLAIGLIVVYAAPWRGSPLDSLDRPAEALERLVSRDLDLRDALRGTSSWEQWLYGLLSGDEDSIEEALRWYEELLDTVGSAAAELDYAVLKAEVGEPLPRGPEDEADWVALAYSPDPVDPEDARAVIARVRAEFPANWFTDRLVQRLAAKIGDAATAAQATEDTVARGRSLLMRWRALTALEGALILGALLLLLRARRRGLPALGTAPMPPTWGLSDGYALVVRGMLGLLGLTLMVIVLVPDARTLIQFVSFLAGVPVLVWTIGYLRAKGDSFSYTFGFDLPPRAIGSVLALALILVGVGGAAESGIGSIVGALGIESHWADGLPEDLLWDPPWRIVVGVLDTVVWTPFVEELTFRGLLYGTLRTRTGAPLAALASGCLFAAAHGYGLAGFASVFMSGILWALAYEKSRSLLPGIVAHAVNNLSVTVTYLVLLRL; encoded by the coding sequence ATGCTCGGCGCGGACGAGATCCCGACGCTGGATTCCCCGCCGCCCCGTCACCGTCGTTACTTCTCTCCCTGGTTCACCCTCCTCTGCACGCTCCTCGCAATCGGGCTCATCGTGGTCTATGCCGCCCCCTGGCGCGGCTCCCCGCTCGACTCACTGGACCGTCCGGCGGAGGCGCTGGAGCGGCTCGTCTCGCGCGACCTCGATCTCCGCGACGCCCTGCGCGGCACCTCGTCGTGGGAGCAGTGGCTGTACGGGCTCCTGTCCGGCGACGAGGACTCGATCGAAGAGGCCCTGCGCTGGTACGAGGAACTGCTCGACACCGTCGGGTCCGCGGCAGCCGAGCTCGACTACGCGGTGCTCAAGGCGGAGGTGGGCGAGCCGCTTCCGCGGGGGCCCGAGGACGAGGCGGACTGGGTGGCGCTGGCGTACTCACCCGATCCCGTCGATCCCGAGGACGCGCGCGCGGTCATCGCCCGCGTCCGTGCCGAGTTCCCCGCAAACTGGTTCACCGACCGGCTCGTCCAGCGACTCGCCGCGAAGATCGGCGATGCTGCGACGGCGGCGCAGGCGACGGAGGACACGGTGGCGCGCGGGCGCTCGCTGCTCATGCGCTGGCGCGCGCTCACTGCGCTCGAAGGCGCGCTGATCCTGGGCGCCCTGCTCCTGCTCTTGCGCGCGCGCCGCCGCGGCTTGCCGGCGTTGGGGACGGCGCCGATGCCCCCGACGTGGGGGCTCAGCGACGGCTACGCGCTGGTGGTGCGCGGGATGCTGGGTCTCCTCGGCCTGACGCTCATGGTGATCGTGCTTGTGCCCGACGCGCGCACGCTCATCCAATTCGTCTCGTTCCTCGCGGGCGTGCCGGTCCTCGTGTGGACCATCGGCTACCTGCGGGCCAAGGGCGACTCGTTCTCCTACACGTTCGGCTTCGACCTGCCCCCGCGCGCGATCGGCTCCGTGCTCGCCCTGGCGCTGATCCTCGTGGGCGTCGGGGGCGCCGCGGAGTCGGGCATCGGCTCCATCGTCGGCGCCCTGGGGATCGAGTCGCACTGGGCCGATGGCCTCCCGGAGGATCTTCTCTGGGATCCGCCGTGGCGCATTGTGGTGGGCGTGCTCGACACCGTGGTGTGGACGCCGTTCGTGGAGGAGCTCACCTTCCGGGGCCTGCTCTACGGGACGCTGCGCACCCGGACCGGCGCTCCGCTCGCCGCGCTGGCGAGCGGCTGCCTCTTCGCCGCCGCCCACGGCTACGGCCTCGCCGGCTTCGCCTCCGTGTTCATGTCGGGCATCCTGTGGGCGCTCGCCTACGAGAAGTCGCGGAGTCTCCTGCCCGGTATCGTGGCCCACGCGGTGAACAATCTCTCGGTGACCGTCACCTACCTCGTCCTGCTCCGGCTCTGA
- a CDS encoding ABC transporter substrate-binding protein, producing the protein MYGGSDAAPPRRIVCLSAEHAELCHALGAGDRVVGVPGTAQRPPAVRDTARVGGFTTFRVDRILELEPDLVLAFSDLQADVVAELIRAGRSVLCTNPRSVDDVLQSILVVGGAIGQSEAARALVLDMRDEIRQVREYSSVWPDHPRVYFEEWPDPLIVGIRWVSEMVELAGGRDVFPELRAERAATGRVVNADEVARRDPDIILASWCGKPVDVDAIRTRPGWEGVSAVRRDEIHVLDGADILSPGPSLLQGLRQIHEIVQAFMARPPDG; encoded by the coding sequence ATGTACGGCGGCTCCGACGCGGCGCCTCCTCGCCGTATCGTGTGTCTCAGCGCCGAGCACGCGGAGCTGTGCCACGCGCTCGGCGCGGGCGACCGCGTGGTGGGCGTGCCCGGCACCGCGCAGCGGCCGCCCGCCGTACGCGACACGGCTCGGGTGGGCGGCTTCACGACGTTTCGCGTCGACCGGATCCTCGAGCTCGAGCCCGACCTCGTTCTGGCCTTCTCGGACCTGCAGGCCGACGTGGTCGCCGAGCTGATCCGCGCCGGGCGGAGCGTGCTCTGCACCAACCCGCGCTCGGTGGACGACGTCCTGCAGTCCATCCTCGTGGTGGGCGGCGCCATCGGGCAGTCCGAAGCGGCGCGGGCCCTCGTGCTCGACATGCGGGACGAGATCCGACAGGTGCGGGAGTACTCGAGCGTGTGGCCGGACCATCCGCGCGTGTACTTCGAGGAGTGGCCGGACCCGCTGATCGTGGGCATCCGCTGGGTATCGGAGATGGTGGAGCTGGCCGGCGGACGCGATGTCTTCCCCGAGCTGCGCGCCGAGCGCGCCGCGACGGGCCGAGTGGTGAATGCTGACGAGGTCGCGCGGCGCGATCCGGACATCATTCTCGCGTCGTGGTGCGGCAAGCCCGTCGACGTCGACGCGATACGAACGCGGCCGGGCTGGGAGGGCGTGAGCGCGGTGCGGCGGGACGAGATCCACGTGCTGGACGGGGCTGATATCCTGAGTCCAGGGCCCTCGCTCCTGCAGGGGCTCCGGCAGATTCACGAGATCGTTCAGGCTTTCATGGCCCGACCCCCGGACGGTTGA
- the tldD gene encoding metalloprotease TldD yields the protein MLAQPERFFADRFGLSASVTERLLGGALARRVDHADLYLEYRVSEELVLEEGAVKKASRHVSQGAGVRAQSGERTGYAHTDDLALPNLEEAVRQARAIADGAGESAVVPVTTLSRPHDLYALAEPPIATDVHAKVDLLRKIDAAARAADPRVKQVIASLGCEEVVVLIAGPAGWTAGDVRPLTRLNVTVIAEEQGRREIGSYGGGGRTPFSFYLEHDRWRHFAAQAVRQAVLKLAAVDAPAGSMTVVLGPGWPGILLHEAVGHGLEGDFNRKGTSAFSGRLGQKVASEKVTVVDDGTIANRRGSLNVDDEGVPTRRNVLIENGILCGYMQDRLNARLTGQAPTGNGRRESYAHPPLPRMTNTFMLAGDDDPADIIRSVEHGLYAVNFGGGQVDITSGKFVFSASEAYLIEGGRVTAPVKGATLIGNGPDALTRVSRVGNDLALDEGVGTCGKDGQSVPVGVGLPTIRIDGITVGGTQV from the coding sequence ATGCTCGCGCAACCAGAGCGATTCTTCGCGGACCGATTCGGCCTGAGCGCCTCCGTCACGGAGCGCCTCCTCGGTGGCGCCCTGGCGCGTCGCGTGGATCATGCCGACCTCTATCTGGAGTACCGCGTGAGCGAGGAGCTCGTGCTGGAGGAAGGGGCGGTGAAGAAGGCCTCGCGGCACGTGAGCCAGGGCGCCGGCGTCCGCGCTCAGTCCGGCGAGCGCACCGGCTACGCCCACACCGATGACCTCGCGCTGCCGAACCTCGAGGAGGCGGTGCGACAGGCGCGGGCCATCGCCGACGGCGCGGGAGAGTCCGCGGTGGTCCCGGTGACGACGCTGAGCCGGCCGCACGACCTCTACGCGCTCGCCGAGCCGCCGATCGCCACCGACGTCCACGCCAAGGTCGATCTCCTGCGCAAGATCGACGCCGCCGCGCGCGCCGCCGATCCACGCGTCAAGCAGGTGATCGCGAGCCTCGGCTGCGAGGAGGTCGTGGTGCTGATCGCGGGCCCGGCGGGCTGGACCGCCGGAGACGTCCGGCCGCTCACTCGGCTGAACGTGACGGTGATCGCCGAGGAGCAGGGCCGCCGCGAGATCGGGAGCTACGGCGGCGGCGGCCGTACGCCGTTCAGCTTCTACCTGGAACACGACCGCTGGCGGCACTTCGCCGCCCAGGCGGTCCGGCAGGCCGTCCTCAAGCTCGCCGCGGTGGACGCGCCCGCCGGCAGCATGACGGTCGTGTTGGGGCCGGGCTGGCCGGGCATTCTCCTCCACGAAGCGGTCGGCCATGGCCTGGAAGGGGACTTCAACCGAAAGGGCACCTCGGCGTTCTCGGGCCGGCTCGGGCAGAAGGTCGCCTCGGAGAAGGTGACCGTAGTGGACGACGGCACCATCGCTAACCGTCGCGGCTCGCTCAACGTGGACGACGAGGGTGTGCCCACGCGGCGCAATGTGCTCATCGAGAACGGCATCCTGTGCGGCTACATGCAGGACCGGCTCAACGCGCGGCTCACCGGCCAGGCGCCCACCGGCAACGGCCGCCGCGAGTCCTACGCGCACCCGCCGCTGCCCCGCATGACCAACACGTTCATGCTGGCCGGCGACGATGATCCCGCCGACATCATCCGCTCCGTCGAGCACGGCCTCTACGCCGTGAACTTCGGCGGCGGGCAAGTGGACATCACGAGCGGCAAGTTCGTCTTCTCGGCGAGCGAAGCGTACCTCATCGAGGGCGGACGCGTCACCGCGCCCGTGAAGGGCGCGACCCTCATCGGGAACGGCCCCGACGCGCTCACCCGCGTGAGCCGCGTGGGCAACGACCTCGCCCTGGACGAAGGCGTGGGCACGTGCGGCAAGGACGGCCAGTCGGTGCCGGTGGGCGTGGGGCTCCCCACGATCCGCATCGACGGCATCACGGTGGGGGGCACCCAGGTTTGA
- a CDS encoding TldD/PmbA family protein, whose product MSALLDLLTDVLDRARAKGASEADAFVVEDQSFSAQVRMGQVDTVKHARDQHLALRVFVGRSAAAASTSDLSRDSLGRLVDEAVTLARITAPDPLSGLADRGELARGVPDLDLDDLRGHDLAPEAKIELARRCEQAALGYDPRITNSEGGDFGDGHARYAYATSHGFAGEYRSSSFSLSTSPLASHNGEMQRDGWYHTTRKRASLDAPEAIGRVAAQRALRRLGARRVKTAEVPVIFDPQMAATLIRHVAGAASGPSLYRGASFLLNRLGETIAAPSITIVDDGTLPGALGSRPFDGEGLPTRRTVLVDRGVLTSYLLDSYSARKLGLASTHHAARDGSGVTVSTTNLHLAPGDASPESLIRSVKSGLYVTELIGFGVNGVTGDYSRGAVGMWIDNGELAYPVEEITVAGNLLEMFRAVEGVGNDLVLRDRAAAPTLLIGRMVVAGD is encoded by the coding sequence TTGAGCGCCCTCCTCGACCTGCTGACGGACGTCCTCGACCGGGCCCGCGCCAAGGGCGCCAGCGAGGCCGACGCTTTCGTGGTCGAGGATCAGTCGTTCTCGGCGCAGGTGCGCATGGGGCAGGTGGACACCGTCAAGCATGCGCGCGACCAGCATCTCGCGCTGCGCGTGTTCGTGGGCCGCTCCGCCGCCGCCGCCTCGACGTCCGACCTCTCGCGGGACTCGTTGGGCCGCCTGGTCGACGAGGCGGTGACGCTGGCGCGCATCACCGCGCCGGATCCTCTCTCGGGGCTCGCGGATCGCGGCGAGCTGGCCCGCGGCGTGCCGGATCTCGACCTCGACGACCTTCGCGGCCACGACCTCGCGCCCGAGGCCAAGATCGAGCTGGCCCGCCGCTGCGAGCAGGCCGCGCTCGGCTACGATCCGCGCATCACCAACTCGGAGGGCGGCGACTTCGGCGACGGCCACGCGCGCTACGCCTACGCGACCAGCCACGGCTTCGCGGGCGAGTACCGCTCGTCGTCGTTCAGCCTCTCGACGTCCCCGCTTGCGTCGCACAACGGGGAGATGCAGCGCGACGGGTGGTATCACACCACCCGTAAGCGCGCGAGCCTCGACGCGCCGGAAGCCATCGGCCGGGTCGCCGCCCAGCGGGCGCTGCGGCGGCTCGGCGCGCGGCGGGTGAAGACCGCCGAGGTGCCGGTGATCTTCGATCCGCAGATGGCGGCCACCCTGATCCGGCACGTCGCGGGCGCGGCGTCCGGGCCCTCGCTCTACCGCGGCGCGAGCTTCCTCCTGAACCGGCTGGGTGAGACAATCGCCGCGCCGTCCATCACCATCGTGGATGACGGGACCCTGCCGGGCGCGCTCGGGTCTCGGCCGTTCGACGGCGAGGGTCTCCCGACCCGACGAACCGTCCTGGTGGATCGAGGGGTCCTGACCTCGTACCTCCTCGACAGCTACAGCGCGCGGAAGCTCGGCCTCGCCTCCACCCATCACGCGGCCCGCGACGGCAGCGGCGTGACCGTCTCGACGACGAACCTCCATCTGGCGCCCGGCGACGCGAGCCCGGAGTCGCTGATCCGCAGCGTGAAGAGCGGGCTCTACGTCACCGAGCTGATCGGCTTCGGCGTCAACGGCGTGACCGGCGACTACTCGCGCGGCGCGGTGGGCATGTGGATCGACAACGGCGAGCTGGCCTACCCCGTGGAGGAGATCACGGTGGCGGGAAACCTCCTCGAGATGTTCCGGGCGGTGGAAGGCGTGGGCAACGACCTCGTGCTCCGGGACCGCGCCGCCGCGCCGACCCTCCTCATCGGCCGGATGGTCGTGGCCGGCGACTAG
- a CDS encoding TatD family hydrolase encodes MIVDTHCHLHDAAFTDVRSTLARANDFDVWGVVAVGCDPASNLRTLDAAAGHQKLVWPALGFHPEWDQLTNADLEAVEAQIVAHHAHIVAVGEVGLPWYTLGAATDAAALITRGRARLERLLRLATRFDLPVILHAPHAAAAEALEAVRAVGVERAVFHWHKGSPDVTQAIVDAGHFISVTPEVVYRERDRELVERVPLDSLLVESDAPWPYQGEFENTPSGPWMAARVAEEVAKIKRLPVEETMYRLTVNACRLFHLVWA; translated from the coding sequence TTGATCGTCGACACGCATTGCCATCTTCACGACGCGGCCTTCACCGACGTGCGCAGCACGCTCGCACGCGCCAACGACTTCGACGTCTGGGGTGTGGTCGCGGTGGGCTGCGATCCCGCCAGCAATCTGCGAACGCTCGACGCCGCGGCGGGGCATCAGAAGCTGGTCTGGCCGGCGCTCGGCTTCCATCCCGAGTGGGATCAGCTCACCAACGCCGACCTGGAGGCGGTGGAGGCCCAGATCGTGGCGCATCACGCGCACATCGTGGCCGTGGGCGAGGTCGGCCTTCCCTGGTACACGCTGGGCGCCGCCACGGACGCCGCCGCTCTCATCACGCGGGGACGCGCGCGTCTCGAGCGCCTCCTGCGCCTCGCCACGCGCTTCGACCTGCCGGTGATCCTCCACGCGCCCCACGCCGCCGCCGCCGAGGCCCTCGAGGCCGTGCGCGCCGTCGGCGTCGAGCGCGCGGTGTTCCACTGGCACAAGGGGAGTCCCGACGTGACGCAGGCCATCGTGGACGCCGGCCACTTCATCTCGGTCACCCCCGAGGTGGTGTACCGGGAGCGTGACCGCGAGCTGGTCGAGCGCGTCCCGCTCGATTCGCTTCTCGTCGAGAGCGATGCCCCGTGGCCATATCAGGGCGAGTTCGAGAACACGCCCTCGGGCCCCTGGATGGCCGCGCGCGTGGCCGAGGAAGTGGCCAAGATCAAGCGGCTGCCCGTCGAGGAAACGATGTACCGGCTCACCGTGAATGCCTGCCGGCTCTTCCATCTCGTCTGGGCCTGA
- a CDS encoding alpha/beta fold hydrolase, which translates to MIAQRFTVSIGGASLVGVLHLPSPAPLPVPVVVACHGLGASKDSDKYLLLGATLPTAGLALARFDFRGAGESGGSYRDATTATRIADLEAVLAFLAEQSTLSHQIGLLGSSMGGYVAWHVAHRRIQAGGAPLPVVTWNAPADLTSLEAREMSEASGLGPALVAEVRSGRLAEAPVGVSHALVVQGERDEVVAPGHGRRLYERARDPRALHLIAGGDHRLTDLSHRKIAVGQSQRWMTEHLGD; encoded by the coding sequence GTGATCGCCCAGCGGTTCACCGTGTCCATCGGCGGGGCGTCGCTCGTGGGCGTCCTTCACCTGCCGTCTCCCGCGCCCCTCCCCGTCCCGGTGGTGGTCGCGTGCCACGGGCTCGGCGCATCCAAGGACTCGGACAAGTACCTCTTGCTGGGGGCCACTCTGCCCACGGCGGGCCTTGCCCTCGCCCGCTTCGACTTCCGCGGAGCCGGAGAATCCGGCGGCTCCTATCGCGATGCCACCACCGCGACCCGCATCGCCGACCTCGAGGCGGTGCTCGCCTTCCTCGCCGAACAATCGACCCTGTCCCATCAGATAGGCCTGCTCGGCTCGAGCATGGGCGGCTATGTCGCGTGGCATGTCGCCCACCGCCGCATCCAGGCGGGCGGAGCCCCGCTCCCGGTGGTAACGTGGAACGCGCCCGCGGACCTGACGAGCCTCGAGGCGCGTGAGATGTCCGAGGCCTCGGGCCTGGGCCCCGCGCTGGTGGCCGAGGTGCGGAGCGGCCGGCTGGCCGAGGCGCCGGTGGGGGTGAGCCACGCCCTGGTGGTGCAGGGAGAGCGTGACGAGGTCGTGGCGCCCGGACATGGGCGCCGGCTCTACGAGCGGGCGCGTGACCCCCGTGCGCTGCACCTGATCGCGGGAGGCGATCACCGATTGACCGACCTGAGCCATCGTAAAATCGCCGTCGGGCAAAGCCAACGCTGGATGACCGAACACCTGGGAGACTGA
- a CDS encoding M20/M25/M40 family metallo-hydrolase: protein MINRRRLTEEFLELVSIPSLSRQEGKVGRRLESILKDMGASVEVDDAGERVGGDTGNILARFPGNTPGAAPFLLSGHMDTVGPAAHVHTVVEGDLIHTDHTSVLGGDDKAGLVAILEAIRVLRERQLPHGDLEVVITICEETGLIGAKHFDCARLRARRGLVLDVDGVNELVTRAPAANRLSFTVHGLEAHAGICPERGISAVQVASEAIAGMRLGRVDAETTANLGVVNGGLATNIVPSQLVVRGETRSLSEEKLQAQTDHMRARFEDAAARHAVTLEGREFRARVEAKVERQYERLHIADEAVIVKLVADAARTLGRVCPTRSTGGGSDANVFITRGIEVANLACGMRDIHTVNEWVDVKDLVATAELVLETVKASATRA from the coding sequence ATGATCAACCGGCGGCGGCTGACCGAGGAGTTCCTGGAGCTCGTCTCCATCCCCAGCCTCTCGCGCCAGGAGGGCAAGGTGGGGCGGCGGCTCGAGTCGATCTTGAAGGACATGGGGGCCAGCGTCGAGGTGGATGACGCCGGCGAGCGCGTGGGCGGCGACACCGGGAACATCCTGGCGCGCTTCCCCGGCAACACGCCGGGCGCGGCGCCGTTCCTTCTCTCCGGCCATATGGACACCGTGGGGCCGGCCGCCCACGTGCACACGGTCGTCGAGGGCGATCTCATCCACACCGACCACACGAGCGTGCTGGGCGGCGACGACAAGGCGGGCCTCGTCGCCATCCTCGAGGCCATCCGGGTGCTGCGCGAGCGCCAACTGCCGCACGGCGACCTCGAGGTCGTGATCACGATCTGCGAGGAAACGGGCCTCATCGGCGCCAAGCACTTCGACTGCGCACGCCTTCGCGCCCGGCGCGGCCTGGTGCTGGACGTGGACGGCGTCAACGAGCTGGTCACGCGCGCCCCTGCGGCGAACCGGCTGTCCTTCACCGTGCACGGCCTCGAGGCCCACGCCGGAATCTGCCCGGAGCGCGGCATCAGCGCGGTGCAGGTGGCGAGCGAGGCCATCGCCGGCATGCGGCTGGGCCGCGTGGACGCCGAGACCACCGCGAATCTGGGCGTGGTCAATGGGGGGCTCGCCACCAACATCGTGCCGAGCCAGCTGGTGGTGCGCGGCGAGACGCGCAGCCTCTCCGAGGAGAAGCTCCAGGCGCAGACCGACCACATGCGCGCGCGCTTCGAGGACGCGGCGGCCCGCCACGCGGTCACGCTGGAGGGCCGGGAGTTCCGGGCCCGCGTGGAGGCCAAGGTCGAGCGCCAGTACGAGCGCCTTCACATCGCCGACGAGGCGGTGATCGTCAAGCTGGTTGCGGATGCGGCGCGCACACTGGGCCGCGTGTGCCCCACTCGCTCGACGGGCGGCGGATCCGACGCCAACGTGTTCATCACCCGGGGCATCGAGGTCGCCAACCTGGCCTGCGGCATGCGCGACATCCACACCGTCAACGAGTGGGTAGACGTGAAGGACCTCGTCGCGACCGCCGAGCTGGTCCTGGAGACCGTGAAGGCGAGCGCGACCCGCGCCTGA
- a CDS encoding alpha/beta hydrolase has product MSAVVQEKVGDLILDHAPARAPARRLPLLLVHGMNGGSWYLRSYLEAAAAAGWHAWAVNLRGHWGSRPVPDLGRVSVLDYVQDVRDCLTALGPAVVLGHSMGGLVAQKVAEEGGVRAAVFLTSAAPRGIVILSWPVLRRVWRHAGVVLGSRPFTPTPEDAAALIANRLPREAAERLYPQLVPESGRAARELAFGSIAVDPRLVRCPTLVVGAEHDVITPARVQRRIAAKYGATYLEARGHAHMLMLEDGWQRPLDAILGWLDRAAPR; this is encoded by the coding sequence GTGAGCGCCGTGGTTCAGGAAAAGGTCGGCGACCTGATCCTGGACCACGCGCCCGCCCGCGCCCCGGCGCGACGGCTTCCGCTCCTCCTCGTCCACGGCATGAACGGGGGGAGCTGGTATCTCCGCTCCTACCTCGAGGCGGCGGCCGCCGCCGGCTGGCATGCCTGGGCGGTGAACCTCCGGGGCCACTGGGGCAGCCGGCCGGTCCCCGATCTCGGCCGCGTCTCCGTCCTCGACTACGTGCAGGACGTCCGCGACTGTCTGACCGCGCTCGGCCCCGCGGTGGTGCTGGGCCACTCCATGGGCGGGCTCGTGGCCCAGAAGGTCGCCGAAGAGGGCGGCGTGCGCGCCGCGGTGTTCCTCACGAGCGCGGCGCCGCGCGGCATCGTCATTCTCAGCTGGCCCGTGCTACGGCGGGTATGGCGCCACGCCGGCGTGGTGCTCGGCAGTCGGCCGTTCACGCCGACCCCGGAGGACGCGGCGGCGCTCATCGCCAACCGGCTGCCGCGGGAAGCCGCCGAGCGTCTCTATCCGCAGCTTGTGCCCGAGTCCGGCCGGGCTGCGCGCGAGCTGGCCTTCGGCAGCATCGCCGTCGATCCCCGCCTCGTGCGGTGTCCAACGCTGGTGGTCGGCGCCGAGCACGACGTGATCACGCCAGCCCGCGTGCAGCGAAGAATCGCCGCGAAGTACGGGGCGACCTACCTCGAGGCGAGGGGGCATGCCCACATGCTGATGCTGGAGGACGGCTGGCAGCGTCCGCTGGACGCCATCCTCGGCTGGCTGGATCGGGCGGCGCCCCGCTAG